TACTGTTTTGATAAACCGAATACCGTACTTACAAACTACACGGACTCTCGTGCGAGTCGCAAACAGGGAATAAAAATTGACCGATCTGGGAAGAAAACGAATACCTGTCTTACAAACCACACGCAGATTCGTGCAATTCGCTCGGAACAGCGCCGCAATTGACTGGAACAAAGGCGCGGCCCCGCCGGTTACTGGCCTCATGAATCGCACGGGCAATCAACTCCTTGCCGGTGCCGCTTTGACCGAGGATCAAGATCGGGAGATCACTGCCCGCGATCGGTTCGAGATCCTCAAGCCGCGAGAGGAGTTTCATGTCGCGGGTCAGAAAGGTTCCGACACCGAGACGCCGGTGCCTCCTGTAATACCCGGAGGCTTTCAGCCGCACTTGAGAAATCCCCGCACCGCCGGCGG
Above is a window of Candidatus Eisenbacteria bacterium DNA encoding:
- a CDS encoding sigma-54 factor interaction domain-containing protein is translated as MGRLELLFAERAFKTVAWQPGGGPTETGSMKRLGEIRELLLESRGLLNSIKRADLVSQAHHMLEELWLRCPWREPDTAAGGAGISQVRLKASGYYRRHRRLGVGTFLTRDMKLLSRLEDLEPIAGSDLPILILGQSGTGKELIARAIHEASNRRGRAFVPVNCGAVPSELHESACGL